A DNA window from Hordeum vulgare subsp. vulgare chromosome 1H, MorexV3_pseudomolecules_assembly, whole genome shotgun sequence contains the following coding sequences:
- the LOC123404142 gene encoding beta-galactosidase 1-like gives MERVSWQPLALLLLAAAAAVASGTEVGYDGRSMVIDGERRLLISGSIHYPRSTPEMWPDLIRKAKEGGLDAIETYVFWNGHEPRRRQYNFEGSYDIVRFFKEVQDAGMYAILRIGPYICGEWNYGGLPAWLRDISGMQFRMHNNPFEQEMETFTTLIVDKLKEAKMFAGQGGPIILSQIENEYGNVMDKLNNDESASEYIHWCAAMANKQNVGVPWIMCQQDQDVPPNVINTCNGFYCHDWFPKRTDIPKIWTENWTGWFKAWDKPDFHRSAEDIAFSVAMFFQTRGSLQNYYMYHGGTNFGRTSGGPYITTSYDYDAPLDEYGNIRQPKYGHLKDLHNVLKSMEKILLHGDYKDTTMGNTNVMVTKYTLDNSSACFISNKFDDKEVNVTLDDGATHVVPAWSVSILPDCKTVAYNSAKIKTQTSVMVKRPGVETVTDGLAWSWMPENLHPFMTDEKGNFRKNELLEQIATSGDQSDYLWYRTSLEHKGESNYKLHVNTTGHELYAFVNGKLVGRHYAPNGGFVFQMETPVKLHSGKNYISLLSATIGLKNYGALFEMMPAGIVGGPVKLVDTVTNTTAYDLSNSSWSYKAGLAGEYRETHLDKAKDRSQWRGGTIPVHRPFTWYKATFEAPTGEEPVVADLLGLGKGVVWVNGNNLGRYWPSYVAADMDGCRRCDYRGTFMADGDGQKCLTGCNEPSQRFYHVPRSFLKAGEPNTMVLFEEAGGDPTRVSFHTVAVGAACAEAAEVGDEVALACSHGRTISSVDVASLGVTRGKCGAYQGGCESKAALAAFTAACVGKESCTVRHTEDFRAGSGCDSGVLTVQATC, from the exons ATGGAGCGCGTGTCGTGGCAACCActtgcgctcctcctcctcgcggcgGCCGCGGCCGTCGCCAGCGGCACTGAGGTCGGGTACGACGGCCGGTCGATGGTCATCGATGGCGAGCGCCGCCTCCTCATCTCCGGCTCCATCCACTACCCCAGGAGCACGCCAGAG ATGTGGCCGGATCTGATCAGGAAGGCCAAGGAGGGCGGGCTGGACGCCATCGAGACGTACGTCTTCTGGAACGGCCACGAGCCTCGCCGCCGGCAGTACAACTTCGAGGGCAGCTACGACATCGTGCGCTTCTTCAAGGAGGTCCAGGACGCCGGCATGTACGCCATCCTCCGCATCGGCCCCTACATCTGCGGCGAGTGGAACTACGGCGGCCTGCCGGCATGGCTGCGCGACATCTCCGGCATGCAGTTCCGCATGCACAACAACCCCTTCGAG CAAGAGATGGAGACCTTCACGACCCTCATCGTCGACAAGCTCAAGGAGGCCAAGATGTTCGCCGGACAGGGAGGCCCCATCATCCTCTCTCAG atcgagAACGAGTACGGGAACGTCATGGACAAGCTCAACAACGACGAGTCGGCGTCTGAGTACATCCACTGGTGCGCCGCCATGGCCAACAAGCAGAACGTAGGCGTGCCGTGGATCATGTGCCAGCAGGACCAAGACGTCCCACCCAACGTG ATCAACACCTGCAACGGCTTCTACTGCCACGACTGGTTCCCCAAGAGGACCGACATCCCCAAGATCTGGACTGAGAACTGGACTGGCTG GTTCAAAGCCTGGGACAAGCCTGATTTCCACCGGTCCGCCGAAGACATCGCCTTCTCTGTTGCCATGTTCTTCCAGACGCGAGGATCGCTCCAGAACTACTACATG TACCATGGTGGCACCAACTTTGGCCGCACGTCGGGTGGCCCATACATCACAACCAGCTATGACTACGATGCCCCTCTCGATGAGTACG GTAACATCAGGCAGCCAAAATACGGGCACCTCAAGGACCTCCACAATGTCCTCAAGTCCATGGAGAAGATCCTACTCCATGGGGACTACAAGGACACCACCATGGGCAACACCAACGTCATG GTTACCAAGTACACGCTGGACAACTCCTCTGCCTGCTTCATCAGCAACAAGTTCGACGACAAGGAGGTCAATGTGACCCTCGACGACGGCGCAACCCATGTCGTGCCCGCATGGTCCGTGAGCATCCTGCCGGACTGCAAGACCGTCGCGTACAACAGCGCCAAGATCAAGACACAGACGTCGGTGATGGTGAAGAGGCCGGGGGTGGAAACCGTGACGGATGGCCTTGCTTGGTCGTGGATGCCCGAGAACCTCCATCCTTTCATGACGGACGAGAAGGGTAACTTCAGGAAGAACGAGCTGCTCGAGCAGATCGCGACGTCGGGCGACCAGAGCGACTACCTATGGTACAGGACAAG CTTGGAGCACAAGGGGGAATCGAACTACAAGTTGCACGTGAACACGACTGGCCATGAGCTCTACGCTTTCGTCAATGGCAAGCTTGTTG GGAGGCACTACGCTCCTAATGGCGGATTCGTCTTCCAAATGGAGACACCGGTGAAGCTCCACTCTGGCAAGAACTACATCTCCCTCCTCAGCGCCACCATCGGGCTCAAGAACTATGGTGCTCTGTTCGAGATGATGCCCGCCGGCATCGTGGGAGGGCCGGTGAAGCTCGTCGACACCGTCACCAACACCACCGCCTACGACCTCTCCAACAGCTCCTGGTCCTACAAGGCCGGCCTCGCCGGCGAGTACAGGGAGACCCACCTCGACAAGGCCAAGGACCGCAGCCAATGGAGAGGCGGCACCATCCCGGTGCACCGCCCCTTCACCTGGTACAAGGCGACCTTTGAGGCCCCCACCGGTGAGGAGCCCGTGGTGGCGGACCTGCTGGGGCTCGGCAAGGGCGTGGTGTGGGTCAACGGCAACAACCTGGGCCGCTACTGGCCGTCATACGTCGCCGCGGACATGGACGGCTGCCGGCGGTGCGACTACCGCGGCACATTCATGGCGGATGGCGACGGGCAGAAGTGCCTCACTGGCTGCAACGAGCCGTCCCAGAGGTTCTACCATGTGCCACGGTCGTTCCTCAAGGCCGGCGAGCCCAACACGATGGTGCTGTTCGAGGAGGCCGGCGGCGACCCGACGAGGGTGAGCTTCCACACCGTCGCTGTCGGGGCGGCGTGCGCGGAGGCCGCCGAGGTCGGCGACGAGGTGGCGCTGGCGTGCAGCCATGGCAGGACCATCTCCAGCGTGGACGTGGCCAGCCTCGGCGTCACGCGCGGCAAGTGCGGCGCGTACCAGGGCGGCTGCGAGTCCAAGGCGGCGCTGGCGGCGTTCACGGCAGCGTGCGTCGGCAAGGAGTCGTGCACGGTGCGGCACACGGAGGACTTCCGCGCCGGGTCCGGGTGTGACTCCGGCGTGCTCACCGTGCAGGCAACCTGCTGA